Proteins found in one Arthrobacter sp. U41 genomic segment:
- the dgoD gene encoding galactonate dehydratase gives MTLISRIETFLVAPRWLFARIETHSGIVGWGEASCEGRSETVRTAVDQLSELLIGKDALRIEDHWQVMTKGSFYRGGPILASAVSGLDQALWDIAGKHFNTPVHQLLGGHVRDRIRMYGWVGGDEPNEVADQISAQLEVGLTAVKMNASGRMSPIASVAELDGVVRRVAAAREVLGDHRDVAVDFHGRFSLANARRVAPLLEPYRPFFLEEPVVPENTHLLREFTSSTTTPVSTGERLYSRQEFLPALQAGIAVAQPDLSHAGGITEVRKIASLAEIYEVQLAPHCPLGPLALAACLQVGFATPNFLIQEQSIGIHYNQGAEVLDYVVDKSPLQFVDGHIERLTGPGLGIEIDEAVVRAADKRGHAWRGPVWRHPDGSFAEW, from the coding sequence ATGACACTGATCAGCAGGATTGAAACCTTCCTCGTCGCCCCGCGCTGGCTCTTCGCCCGGATCGAGACCCACAGCGGGATCGTCGGCTGGGGCGAGGCCAGCTGCGAGGGCCGCAGCGAAACGGTCCGCACCGCCGTCGACCAGCTCTCCGAGCTGCTGATCGGCAAGGATGCGCTCCGGATCGAGGACCACTGGCAGGTGATGACCAAGGGCTCCTTTTACCGCGGCGGCCCCATCCTGGCCAGCGCCGTCTCGGGCCTGGACCAGGCCCTGTGGGACATCGCGGGCAAGCACTTCAACACCCCCGTGCACCAGCTGCTGGGAGGCCACGTCCGGGACCGGATCCGGATGTACGGCTGGGTGGGCGGGGACGAGCCCAACGAGGTGGCCGACCAGATCAGCGCCCAGCTGGAGGTCGGACTCACCGCCGTGAAAATGAACGCCAGCGGAAGGATGAGCCCCATCGCCTCCGTGGCGGAGCTCGACGGCGTCGTCCGCCGCGTCGCCGCCGCCCGCGAGGTCCTCGGGGACCACCGCGACGTCGCCGTCGACTTCCACGGCCGCTTCAGCCTCGCCAACGCCCGGCGGGTGGCGCCGCTGCTGGAACCCTACCGGCCATTCTTCCTTGAAGAACCCGTGGTCCCGGAAAACACCCACCTGCTGCGCGAGTTCACCTCCTCCACCACCACGCCGGTCTCCACCGGGGAACGGCTCTACAGCCGGCAGGAATTCCTGCCCGCGTTGCAGGCCGGCATCGCCGTGGCCCAGCCGGACCTCTCCCACGCCGGCGGCATCACCGAGGTCCGCAAGATCGCCTCGCTCGCCGAAATCTACGAGGTCCAGCTCGCCCCGCACTGCCCGCTGGGCCCGCTGGCCCTCGCCGCCTGCCTGCAGGTCGGCTTCGCGACGCCGAACTTCCTGATCCAGGAGCAAAGCATCGGCATCCACTACAACCAGGGCGCCGAAGTCCTGGACTACGTGGTGGACAAGTCCCCGCTGCAGTTCGTGGACGGCCACATCGAACGCCTGACCGGCCCGGGCCTGGGCATCGAAATCGACGAGGCCGTGGTCCGCGCCGCGGACAAGCGCGGCCACGCCTGGCGCGGGCCCGTCTGGCGGCACCCCGACGGATCCTTCGCAGAATGGTGA
- a CDS encoding carbohydrate ABC transporter permease: protein MTVQTTPQTVAARPAPAPRRRKPLATRAYKVFRVVALIAVVLFLVAPLFWMLLASFKTNVDIYDTGKALLFTPTAENYANVLQRNNYFIFIFNSFWVAFVSTVLSLVLGVPAAYAMSRFTMHRSALVVLMARVIPGVSLLVPWYYVFSNLRMVGGFEVLILSHMFVALPLIVYIMMSYFDSMPLELEESAQVDGLTPIGAFRRITLPLSVGGIATAAILSFIFSWNNFMFALVLSGSKTKTLPVAIFDFVSYASIDWGGLMAAATVVTIPIMIIALFTQKYIVSGMTAGATKG, encoded by the coding sequence ATGACCGTCCAGACCACCCCCCAAACCGTCGCCGCCCGGCCCGCGCCGGCACCGCGCCGCCGGAAGCCACTGGCCACCCGCGCCTACAAGGTCTTCCGCGTCGTGGCCCTGATCGCCGTGGTGCTGTTCCTGGTCGCCCCGCTGTTCTGGATGCTGCTGGCATCCTTCAAGACGAACGTGGACATCTACGACACCGGCAAGGCGCTGCTCTTCACGCCCACCGCCGAGAACTACGCCAATGTGCTGCAGCGCAACAACTACTTCATCTTCATCTTCAACAGCTTCTGGGTGGCCTTTGTCTCCACGGTGCTGTCCCTGGTCCTGGGCGTCCCGGCGGCCTACGCGATGAGCCGGTTCACCATGCACCGCTCGGCCCTCGTGGTCCTGATGGCCCGCGTCATCCCCGGCGTCTCCCTGCTGGTGCCCTGGTACTACGTGTTCTCCAACCTGCGCATGGTCGGCGGCTTCGAGGTGCTGATCCTCAGCCACATGTTCGTTGCGCTCCCGCTGATCGTCTACATCATGATGAGCTACTTCGATTCGATGCCGCTGGAGCTTGAGGAATCCGCCCAGGTGGACGGGCTCACCCCGATCGGAGCCTTCCGCCGCATCACGCTCCCGCTCTCCGTCGGCGGCATCGCCACCGCCGCCATCCTGTCCTTCATCTTCTCGTGGAACAACTTCATGTTCGCCCTGGTGCTCTCCGGCTCGAAGACCAAGACCCTGCCGGTGGCGATCTTCGACTTCGTCTCCTACGCCAGCATCGACTGGGGCGGACTGATGGCGGCCGCCACCGTCGTCACCATCCCGATCATGATCATTGCGCTCTTCACGCAGAAGTACATCGTCTCCGGCATGACCGCCGGCGCGACCAAGGGCTAG
- a CDS encoding phosphatase PAP2 family protein, whose translation MAQEKSESSPGRWRVFHDKFVVEERYMGEQDRTNLYRIAIGLTVVGAVLFFTVLAGVLQQGGLTAGDEPVRSWLLTLRSEPLTAVMIFLAIVFGPVALPIIILVVTVAWGLLAKHAWRPMLLAGAMLTGVILAQIIGRTIGRQRPPVDLMLFGADYTFSFPSGHVLGACDFLLVGAFLIFSRRGNRTAAVAGFLLAGVGIFFAAVSRLYLGYHWLTDALASLSISFMILGGVIALDTWRTARIRGEQITGELSKADTSQD comes from the coding sequence ATGGCGCAGGAAAAATCAGAGAGCTCACCGGGCCGGTGGCGGGTCTTCCACGACAAGTTCGTGGTGGAGGAACGCTACATGGGCGAGCAGGACCGGACGAACCTGTACCGGATAGCGATCGGCCTCACGGTTGTTGGCGCCGTGCTGTTCTTCACGGTCCTTGCCGGAGTCCTCCAGCAGGGCGGCCTCACGGCGGGCGACGAACCCGTCCGCTCGTGGCTCCTGACCCTTCGCTCCGAACCGCTCACTGCGGTCATGATCTTCCTCGCGATCGTCTTCGGCCCCGTCGCCCTGCCGATCATCATTCTCGTGGTCACCGTGGCCTGGGGGCTGCTGGCCAAGCACGCCTGGCGGCCGATGCTCCTGGCCGGCGCCATGCTGACCGGCGTCATCCTCGCGCAGATCATCGGCCGCACCATCGGGCGCCAGCGCCCGCCGGTGGACCTAATGCTGTTCGGCGCCGACTACACTTTTTCCTTCCCGTCCGGGCACGTCCTGGGAGCCTGTGACTTCCTGCTGGTCGGCGCGTTCCTGATCTTCTCCCGCCGCGGCAACCGCACGGCCGCGGTCGCCGGCTTTCTGCTGGCCGGCGTCGGGATTTTCTTCGCCGCGGTGAGCCGGCTCTACCTGGGCTACCACTGGCTGACGGATGCCCTCGCCTCGCTGTCCATTTCGTTCATGATCCTCGGCGGGGTGATCGCCCTGGACACCTGGCGGACAGCCCGCATCCGCGGCGAGCAGATCACCGGCGAACTCTCCAAGGCCGATACCAGCCAGGACTGA
- a CDS encoding Hsp20/alpha crystallin family protein — MLRTDPFRELDRLTQQVFGTAARPAAMPMDAWQEDGEFVVAFDLPGVNVDSVDLDIERNVLTVKAERRDPTQPNVELIAAERPRGVFSRQLILGDTLDTEKVKAHYSDGVLTLRIPVLEKAKPRKIEISHTQDQMQEINK; from the coding sequence GTGCTGCGCACGGACCCGTTCCGCGAACTGGACCGGCTTACCCAGCAGGTCTTCGGAACGGCGGCAAGGCCCGCTGCAATGCCGATGGACGCATGGCAGGAGGACGGCGAATTCGTCGTCGCGTTCGATCTTCCCGGTGTCAACGTTGACTCGGTGGACCTCGACATCGAGCGCAACGTGCTGACGGTCAAGGCTGAACGGCGGGATCCGACGCAGCCCAACGTTGAGCTGATCGCTGCGGAACGGCCGCGCGGCGTCTTCAGCCGCCAGCTCATCCTCGGCGACACGCTGGACACCGAAAAGGTTAAGGCGCACTACTCCGACGGTGTCCTGACTCTGCGCATTCCGGTGCTGGAGAAGGCCAAACCGCGGAAGATCGAAATCAGCCACACGCAGGACCAGATGCAGGAGATTAACAAGTAG
- a CDS encoding DNA alkylation repair protein → MNELINPRVVRSLERILAAASPGSSFPHLAATAGQLEELSLRERTDLLSRALLADLPGNYAGTAAVFRRALEDPDFTGWMIWPVTETAATLALASTEPYDVEDCLTLLAELTPRLTSEFAIRRLLAADLDRALAVIQGWAADPDWHVRRLASEGTRAYLPWAIRVPEITDRPAATLPILDALYRDPVEDVRRSVANHLNDLARHAPDEVVATAARWMAAPDGNTAWVVRHGLRTLVKKAHPGALELLGFPPASLAVTPPRLDRAVVELPGELAFDFEVSNIGPAEARLAVDYVVHYAKANGTLAEKVFKIGTSVLGPGEARTFSKRHAFRQMTTRRHHPGAHVLELQVNGVRYVPTEFLVRTDTV, encoded by the coding sequence ATGAATGAACTGATCAACCCGCGCGTCGTCCGCTCGCTGGAGCGGATCCTGGCCGCGGCCTCACCCGGCTCCAGCTTCCCCCACCTGGCCGCCACGGCCGGACAACTCGAGGAACTGAGCCTGCGGGAACGGACCGACCTCCTGAGCCGCGCCCTGCTGGCTGATCTGCCTGGGAACTACGCCGGGACCGCGGCCGTCTTCCGCCGGGCGCTGGAGGATCCCGACTTCACCGGATGGATGATCTGGCCCGTGACCGAGACGGCGGCCACGCTCGCCCTCGCCTCAACGGAGCCTTACGACGTCGAGGACTGCCTGACGCTGCTCGCTGAGCTGACGCCGCGGCTCACCAGCGAGTTCGCGATCCGGCGGCTCCTCGCCGCAGACCTGGACCGGGCCCTGGCCGTCATCCAGGGCTGGGCCGCAGACCCTGACTGGCATGTCCGCAGGCTCGCCAGCGAGGGCACCCGGGCCTACCTGCCGTGGGCGATCCGCGTTCCCGAGATCACCGACCGGCCCGCAGCCACCCTGCCGATCCTGGACGCCCTGTACCGGGACCCGGTGGAAGACGTCCGGCGCTCCGTGGCCAATCACCTCAACGATCTGGCCCGCCATGCCCCCGACGAGGTCGTCGCCACGGCTGCCAGATGGATGGCCGCCCCGGACGGGAACACGGCCTGGGTGGTCCGGCACGGGTTGCGGACCCTGGTCAAGAAGGCCCACCCCGGCGCCTTGGAGCTGCTGGGGTTCCCGCCGGCGTCGCTGGCCGTGACGCCTCCCCGGCTGGACCGCGCCGTCGTCGAGCTCCCCGGCGAACTCGCCTTCGATTTCGAGGTTTCCAACATCGGGCCGGCAGAGGCGCGGCTCGCCGTCGACTACGTGGTGCACTACGCGAAGGCCAACGGCACCCTTGCGGAGAAGGTCTTCAAGATCGGAACGTCCGTCCTTGGGCCGGGCGAGGCCAGGACATTTTCGAAGCGCCATGCCTTCCGCCAGATGACCACGCGGCGCCATCATCCGGGCGCGCATGTACTGGAACTGCAGGTCAACGGCGTGCGGTATGTCCCGACCGAATTCCTGGTCCGGACGGACACGGTTTAG
- a CDS encoding J domain-containing protein, whose product MNRDPRGYYAALHVTPDATPAEIQRAFRALMRLRHPDVGTSAGADTEPGAGDDVRRILESFAVLRNPQTRAEYDPGRSAAGPAGAATGRAGNAGSTRNIGNAEGREVPVRRHRTDQPVFRVTPVHWERGPW is encoded by the coding sequence ATGAACCGCGACCCCCGGGGTTACTACGCGGCACTGCACGTGACCCCGGATGCGACGCCGGCTGAGATCCAGCGCGCCTTCCGGGCGCTGATGCGCCTCCGCCATCCCGACGTCGGCACCTCCGCCGGGGCTGACACCGAGCCCGGCGCTGGGGACGACGTACGTCGGATCCTGGAGTCATTCGCGGTCCTGCGGAATCCCCAAACCCGGGCGGAGTATGACCCGGGCAGGAGCGCCGCCGGCCCGGCCGGCGCAGCGACCGGAAGAGCCGGAAATGCCGGCAGCACCCGAAATATCGGAAATGCCGAAGGCCGGGAGGTCCCGGTCCGGCGCCACCGGACGGACCAGCCGGTGTTTCGGGTCACGCCGGTGCACTGGGAACGCGGGCCATGGTGA
- the manD gene encoding D-mannonate dehydratase ManD, whose translation MKIIAAEVFVTSPSRNFVTLRITTEDGVTGIGDATLNGRELAVAAYLKEHVAQLLIGKDPHRIEDTWQFLYRSSYWRRGPVTMAAIAAVDMALWDIKGKIANMPVYQLLGGASRNGLRAYGHASGADLESLFDSVREHLELGYKSVRIQTAVPGIKAVYGVAAQAQASGERYDYEPAGRGAFPAEEDWDTRAYLRHLPSVFEAVRNEFGPELPLLHDGHHRMTPIQAAKLGKALEPYDLFWLEDCTPAENQEALRLVRQHTTTPLAIGEIFNTVYDYQTIIKEQLIDYVRAASTHFGGISPLKKVMDFAAQYQIKSGFHGPTDISPVGFAAQLHVGLAIHNYGIQEYMQHSDATNTVFEQSMTFVDGYLHPGDKPGIGVEFNEEAAAAYPYQQAYLPYNRLVDGTVHDW comes from the coding sequence GTGAAAATCATTGCCGCGGAAGTCTTCGTGACCAGTCCGTCCCGTAACTTCGTGACCCTCCGGATTACCACGGAGGACGGGGTGACCGGGATCGGGGATGCGACCCTGAACGGGCGTGAGCTCGCGGTGGCCGCGTATTTGAAGGAGCACGTGGCGCAGCTGCTGATCGGGAAGGACCCGCACCGGATCGAGGACACCTGGCAGTTCCTGTACCGGTCCTCGTACTGGCGGCGGGGTCCGGTGACGATGGCCGCGATCGCCGCGGTGGACATGGCGCTGTGGGACATCAAGGGCAAGATCGCGAACATGCCGGTGTACCAGCTGTTGGGCGGGGCGTCGCGGAACGGGCTGCGCGCGTACGGGCACGCCTCGGGCGCGGACCTGGAGTCGTTGTTTGATTCGGTCCGGGAGCACCTGGAGCTCGGCTACAAGTCGGTGCGGATCCAGACTGCGGTGCCGGGGATCAAGGCCGTGTACGGGGTCGCGGCGCAGGCGCAGGCCTCGGGGGAGCGGTATGACTATGAGCCGGCCGGGCGGGGCGCGTTCCCGGCCGAGGAGGACTGGGACACCCGGGCGTACCTGCGGCACCTGCCCTCGGTGTTCGAAGCGGTGCGGAACGAGTTCGGCCCGGAGCTGCCGCTGCTGCACGACGGGCACCACCGGATGACCCCGATCCAGGCCGCGAAGCTGGGCAAGGCGCTGGAGCCGTACGACCTGTTCTGGCTGGAGGACTGCACGCCGGCGGAGAACCAGGAGGCGCTGCGCCTGGTCCGGCAGCACACCACCACCCCGCTGGCGATCGGGGAGATCTTCAACACCGTCTACGACTACCAGACCATCATCAAGGAACAGCTGATCGACTATGTCCGGGCCGCGTCCACGCACTTCGGCGGGATCTCCCCGCTGAAGAAGGTGATGGATTTCGCCGCGCAGTACCAGATCAAGTCCGGCTTCCACGGCCCCACCGACATTTCCCCGGTCGGGTTCGCCGCGCAGCTGCACGTGGGCCTGGCGATCCACAACTACGGGATCCAGGAATACATGCAGCACTCCGACGCGACCAACACGGTCTTCGAGCAGTCGATGACGTTCGTGGACGGCTACCTGCACCCCGGCGACAAGCCCGGCATCGGCGTCGAATTCAACGAGGAAGCGGCCGCGGCCTACCCCTACCAGCAGGCCTACCTGCCCTACAACCGCCTCGTCGACGGAACGGTCCACGACTGGTGA
- a CDS encoding MmcQ/YjbR family DNA-binding protein yields the protein MATEEDVRRAALALPGVVERTSWGQPAWFATTLVARIWEAGVLTVKTEEREALAGMEPDTYFWTPHHERSLVLVLVRLDRIDLQELGELRTESHRIAAGRRR from the coding sequence ATGGCCACCGAAGAAGATGTCCGCCGTGCCGCGCTGGCCCTCCCCGGTGTGGTGGAACGGACCAGCTGGGGCCAGCCGGCCTGGTTCGCAACCACGCTGGTGGCCCGGATCTGGGAGGCGGGTGTGCTCACGGTCAAGACCGAGGAACGCGAAGCGCTCGCCGGAATGGAGCCTGACACTTATTTTTGGACCCCGCATCACGAGCGTTCACTGGTGCTGGTGCTTGTGCGGCTGGACCGGATTGATCTGCAGGAACTGGGCGAGCTCCGCACGGAATCCCACCGCATCGCGGCGGGCCGGAGGCGTTAG
- a CDS encoding MerR family transcriptional regulator — translation MTERGQELGLYAISVVAQLVGTGQQNIRLYERKGLLRPDRTAGGTRQYSDSDLAVLRRIGELLEEGLNLAGVAKVLELEALNARLQSELDRLRSRRG, via the coding sequence GTGACGGAACGTGGTCAGGAGCTGGGTCTCTACGCGATCTCCGTGGTGGCCCAGCTCGTCGGGACCGGGCAGCAGAACATCAGGCTCTACGAACGCAAGGGCCTGCTGAGGCCGGACCGCACCGCAGGGGGAACGCGGCAGTACAGCGACTCGGACCTCGCGGTGCTGCGGCGGATCGGCGAACTGCTGGAGGAGGGACTCAACCTTGCCGGTGTGGCCAAGGTGCTGGAGTTGGAAGCGCTCAATGCCCGGCTGCAGAGCGAGCTGGACCGCCTCCGCTCACGCCGGGGCTAA
- a CDS encoding sugar kinase produces the protein MIADHWTPELLTLGESMVSLRSAGPLSAGGALGMHVAGAESNVAVGVARLGHRVAWAGVVGADPHGEFILRQLRGEGIGVQHREDAGRSTGVMFLEQRTADITRAFYYRAGSAGSTLDRDDVDRVFRSGARVLHLTGITAALSREARRAVEYAAARAAGEGLDVSLDVNYRSKLWSRDEARAVLTPLARHASILIASEDELGLVAAEPGSAGTSGDAEPAMAAELLHRGVREVVVKRGAAGAGVHTTAGRWERPAVPVTSIDTVGAGDAFTAGYLSALLDGEDVAGRLQRGALAGAFAVSTAGDWEGLPRRGELALLGDTPSGTTQR, from the coding sequence GTGATTGCCGACCACTGGACCCCGGAACTCCTGACCCTCGGCGAATCCATGGTCTCGCTGCGCTCCGCCGGGCCGCTGTCCGCCGGCGGCGCACTGGGCATGCACGTGGCCGGGGCGGAATCGAACGTGGCCGTCGGCGTCGCGCGGCTCGGCCACCGGGTGGCCTGGGCCGGCGTCGTCGGCGCGGACCCGCACGGCGAGTTCATCCTCCGGCAGCTCCGGGGCGAAGGCATCGGCGTGCAGCACCGCGAGGATGCCGGCCGCAGCACCGGAGTGATGTTCCTCGAGCAGCGCACCGCCGACATCACCCGGGCCTTCTACTACCGCGCCGGTTCCGCCGGATCCACCCTGGACCGGGACGACGTCGACCGGGTCTTCCGCAGCGGCGCCAGGGTCCTGCACCTCACCGGAATCACCGCAGCCCTTAGCCGGGAGGCGCGGCGGGCCGTGGAGTATGCGGCCGCCCGCGCCGCCGGCGAAGGCCTGGACGTTTCCCTCGACGTCAACTACCGCAGCAAGCTCTGGTCCCGGGACGAGGCGCGGGCCGTCCTCACCCCGCTGGCCCGGCACGCCAGCATCCTGATCGCCTCCGAGGACGAACTCGGGCTGGTCGCCGCGGAGCCCGGGAGCGCCGGCACGTCCGGCGACGCCGAACCGGCCATGGCCGCCGAACTGCTGCACCGCGGCGTCCGGGAAGTGGTGGTCAAGCGGGGCGCGGCCGGCGCCGGGGTCCACACCACGGCGGGGCGGTGGGAAAGGCCCGCCGTGCCGGTCACCAGCATCGACACCGTGGGCGCCGGCGATGCCTTCACCGCCGGTTACCTCTCCGCCCTGCTCGACGGCGAGGACGTGGCCGGCCGCCTGCAGCGCGGCGCCCTCGCCGGAGCCTTCGCCGTCAGTACCGCCGGCGACTGGGAAGGACTGCCCCGCCGCGGCGAGCTGGCGCTGCTGGGGGACACCCCCAGCGGGACCACCCAACGCTAG
- a CDS encoding bifunctional 4-hydroxy-2-oxoglutarate aldolase/2-dehydro-3-deoxy-phosphogluconate aldolase: protein MTDELSENLTPEALLAGIRQTRLVAIVRGTDGGAAAKAALAAMEEGFRYVEIALTTPDALAAIREVRAAAPAGCFVGAGTVLTAQDVEQVAGAGGQFIVTPALAESIEASAARGIPVLAGALTPTEAYEAMTRGATAVKLFPASIGGPGYLKALRDPFPGIPFIAVGGVGLNEATGYWQAGAVAVGLGGPLFGDAGSGGDLSPVRERARGFLALAAEFERRTAAATLP from the coding sequence ATGACCGACGAGCTGAGCGAGAACCTGACCCCTGAAGCCCTGCTGGCCGGAATCCGGCAGACCCGGCTGGTCGCCATCGTGCGCGGCACGGACGGCGGCGCCGCCGCGAAGGCCGCCCTCGCGGCTATGGAGGAGGGCTTCCGTTACGTCGAAATAGCGCTGACCACCCCGGATGCCCTCGCGGCGATCCGCGAGGTCCGCGCGGCCGCGCCGGCCGGCTGCTTCGTCGGGGCCGGCACCGTGCTGACCGCGCAGGACGTCGAGCAGGTGGCCGGGGCCGGCGGCCAGTTCATCGTGACCCCGGCGCTGGCCGAGTCGATCGAGGCCTCCGCCGCCCGCGGAATCCCGGTACTGGCCGGGGCGCTGACCCCCACCGAGGCCTACGAGGCGATGACCCGCGGAGCCACCGCGGTCAAGCTCTTCCCCGCTTCCATCGGCGGACCGGGCTATCTCAAGGCGCTGCGCGACCCGTTCCCCGGGATCCCCTTCATCGCCGTCGGCGGCGTGGGGCTCAACGAGGCGACGGGCTACTGGCAGGCCGGGGCCGTCGCCGTCGGCCTCGGCGGGCCGCTCTTCGGGGACGCCGGCTCGGGCGGCGACCTGTCCCCGGTCCGTGAACGCGCCCGCGGTTTCCTGGCGCTCGCAGCCGAATTCGAGCGCCGGACCGCCGCGGCGACCCTGCCGTGA
- a CDS encoding carbohydrate ABC transporter permease: MSVLNPPRSAPARSAGRPPGARENFSAWANRHRKWLFAAPAMIFVGVLIVFPLAWTLFLSLTDSQGSVRAASEFIGLENYITVLSDVERFWPAVGRTLTFTGVALVCEVVLGMGIALLLWRPFRGEKWVRVAILLPLVATPVAVGMMWRLIFDPNIGFANQLLGMIGIPPQPWLSGQDTALGTTIFMDVWQWTPMVVLILLAGLTSLSEEPDEAARMDGANSLQRFFYITLPLMMPTVIVAILLRGIDALKTFDILYATKGKGGGSFHEVETLNVYAYGLSFDYNQYGLSSAVLILFFMIIIGSMWLLTMRKKAVSK, from the coding sequence ATGTCTGTACTGAACCCTCCCCGCAGCGCGCCTGCCCGCAGCGCCGGCCGCCCTCCCGGTGCGCGTGAGAACTTCTCCGCGTGGGCCAACCGGCACCGCAAGTGGCTCTTCGCCGCCCCCGCGATGATCTTCGTCGGCGTCCTGATCGTCTTCCCGCTGGCCTGGACTCTCTTCCTGAGCCTGACCGACTCGCAGGGCTCCGTCCGCGCCGCCTCCGAGTTCATCGGCCTGGAGAACTACATCACGGTCCTGTCCGACGTGGAGCGCTTCTGGCCCGCCGTCGGCCGCACGCTGACCTTCACCGGCGTCGCGCTGGTCTGCGAGGTCGTGCTGGGCATGGGCATCGCACTGCTGCTGTGGCGCCCGTTCCGCGGCGAAAAGTGGGTCCGGGTGGCCATCCTCCTGCCGCTCGTGGCCACCCCCGTGGCCGTCGGCATGATGTGGCGGCTGATCTTCGATCCCAACATCGGCTTTGCCAACCAGCTGCTGGGCATGATCGGCATCCCGCCCCAGCCGTGGCTCTCCGGCCAGGACACGGCGCTGGGCACCACCATCTTCATGGACGTGTGGCAGTGGACCCCGATGGTGGTGCTGATCCTGCTCGCCGGCCTGACCTCCCTCTCCGAGGAACCCGATGAGGCGGCCCGCATGGATGGCGCCAACTCCCTCCAGCGCTTCTTCTACATCACCCTGCCGCTGATGATGCCGACCGTGATCGTCGCCATCCTGCTCCGGGGCATCGACGCCCTGAAGACCTTTGACATCCTCTATGCCACCAAGGGCAAGGGCGGCGGTTCCTTCCACGAGGTCGAGACCCTCAACGTCTACGCCTACGGGCTGAGCTTCGACTACAACCAGTACGGGCTGTCCTCCGCGGTGCTGATCCTGTTCTTTATGATCATCATCGGCTCCATGTGGCTGCTGACCATGCGCAAGAAAGCGGTAAGCAAATGA